In Streptomyces ambofaciens ATCC 23877, a single genomic region encodes these proteins:
- a CDS encoding SWIM zinc finger family protein, which translates to MTQQGVRWTADQVLALAPDAASREAGSRLGVAATWSAAGSSGDGVVWGLCEGSGGRPYRTVVDVVGVSGPAYECGCPSHEFPCKHAIGLLLLWAGGGDAVPVAEAPDWVERWIAGRRGRVAGKRTASSAGVTAGPGDQRAARRRAEQRAERITAGATELEQRLADLLRGGLAGAEQSGYELWEETAARMVDAQASGLASRVRDLGGIPSSGAGWPVRLLEECALLHLLDQGWLRRDRLPDDLAATVRSRVGLSASADGPAVRDRWLVLAQHDTADSRLTTRRIWLYGADTARTALLLSYGAAGRAPELALPVGSAFEAEVSAYPGAGRQRVALGERFTPPAPADIRPEGVTTSRAAVRYGEALRADPWLDAVPVTLARVVPVPDGDHWQLADAEGDTALPLSAPAGSRPGLWRLVALSGGAPVRVFGEFGHRGFTPLTAWPAGPGPAVPLY; encoded by the coding sequence ATGACTCAGCAGGGGGTGCGCTGGACCGCGGACCAGGTGCTGGCACTGGCGCCTGACGCCGCGTCACGTGAAGCGGGGAGCAGACTCGGCGTGGCCGCGACGTGGTCGGCGGCGGGAAGTTCCGGGGACGGGGTGGTGTGGGGGCTGTGCGAGGGGAGCGGCGGCAGGCCGTATCGGACGGTCGTGGACGTCGTGGGGGTGTCCGGGCCCGCGTACGAGTGCGGCTGCCCGAGCCACGAGTTCCCGTGCAAGCACGCGATCGGGCTGCTGCTGCTCTGGGCGGGCGGGGGTGACGCGGTGCCGGTGGCCGAGGCGCCGGACTGGGTGGAACGGTGGATCGCGGGACGGCGCGGGCGCGTGGCGGGGAAGAGGACGGCGAGCTCGGCCGGGGTCACGGCCGGGCCCGGTGATCAGCGGGCCGCACGGCGCCGGGCGGAGCAGCGTGCCGAGCGGATCACGGCGGGCGCGACGGAGCTGGAGCAGCGACTGGCGGACCTGCTGCGCGGCGGCCTGGCCGGCGCCGAGCAGTCGGGGTACGAGCTGTGGGAGGAGACGGCGGCCCGCATGGTCGACGCCCAGGCGTCGGGGCTGGCCTCGCGGGTGCGGGACCTGGGGGGCATACCGTCGTCCGGCGCCGGCTGGCCGGTACGGCTGCTGGAGGAGTGCGCTCTCCTCCACCTGCTCGACCAGGGCTGGCTTCGCCGGGACCGGCTGCCGGACGACCTGGCCGCCACGGTCCGTTCGCGCGTCGGCCTCTCCGCGTCCGCGGACGGCCCTGCGGTGCGGGACCGGTGGCTGGTCCTCGCCCAGCACGACACCGCGGACAGTCGGCTGACGACGCGTCGCATCTGGTTGTACGGCGCGGACACGGCGCGCACCGCGCTGCTCCTGTCCTACGGTGCCGCGGGCAGGGCACCGGAGCTGGCGCTGCCCGTCGGGTCGGCCTTCGAGGCCGAGGTGTCGGCGTATCCGGGCGCCGGGCGGCAGCGGGTCGCCCTGGGCGAGCGGTTCACCCCGCCCGCGCCCGCGGACATACGCCCGGAGGGAGTGACGACGTCCCGAGCGGCGGTGCGGTACGGCGAGGCCCTCCGCGCGGACCCGTGGCTGGACGCGGTGCCGGTGACCCTGGCGCGGGTCGTCCCGGTGCCGGACGGAGACCACTGGCAACTGGCGGACGCCGAAGGGGACACGGCACTGCCGCTGTCGGCGCCGGCCGGGAGCCGTCCGGGCCTGTGGCGCCTGGTCGCCCTGTCGGGCGGTGCGCCCGTGCGGGTCTTCGGGGAGTTCGGCCACCGGGGCTTCACTCCGCTGACGGCCTGGCCGGCCGGACCGGGCCCGGCGGTGCCGCTGTACTGA
- a CDS encoding ATP-binding protein produces the protein MPVSAEPTSVDPGRNGSAAEALRPHAEEAFAAELAALAARDDRPRPARWKLSPWAVATYLLGGTLPDGTVITPKYVGPRRIVEVAVTTLATDRALLLLGVPGTAKTWVSEHLAAAVSGDSTLLVQGTAGTPEEAIRYGWNYARLLAHGPSRDALVPSPVMRAMAEGRTARVEELTRIPADVQDTLITILSEKTLPIPELGQEVQAVRGFNLIATANDRDRGVNELSSALRRRFNTVVLPLPETAEAEVEIVARRVDQIGRSLDLPSAPDGLDEIRRVVTVFRELRDGLTDDGRTKVKSPSGTLSPAEAISVVTNGLALAAHFGDGVLRPGDVAAGILGAVVRDPAADRVVWQEYLETVVRERDGWKDFYRACREVTG, from the coding sequence ATGCCTGTGTCCGCAGAACCGACGTCCGTCGACCCGGGCCGGAACGGGTCCGCCGCGGAGGCGTTGCGGCCGCACGCCGAGGAAGCGTTCGCGGCCGAACTCGCCGCGCTGGCCGCGCGGGACGACCGTCCGCGTCCGGCCCGCTGGAAGCTGTCGCCGTGGGCCGTCGCCACCTACCTGCTCGGCGGCACCCTGCCCGACGGCACCGTGATCACACCGAAGTACGTGGGCCCGCGCCGCATCGTCGAGGTCGCCGTCACCACGCTCGCCACCGACCGTGCCCTGCTCCTGCTCGGCGTGCCCGGGACGGCGAAGACCTGGGTGTCCGAACACCTCGCCGCGGCCGTCAGCGGTGATTCGACCCTGCTGGTGCAGGGCACGGCCGGCACACCCGAGGAAGCCATCCGCTACGGCTGGAACTACGCGCGGCTGCTCGCCCACGGTCCGAGCCGCGACGCCCTCGTGCCCAGCCCGGTGATGCGTGCCATGGCCGAGGGAAGGACCGCCCGCGTGGAGGAACTGACCCGAATCCCGGCCGACGTGCAGGACACGCTCATCACGATCCTGTCGGAGAAGACCCTGCCGATACCGGAGCTGGGCCAGGAGGTGCAGGCGGTCCGCGGCTTCAACCTCATCGCCACCGCCAACGACCGTGACCGCGGGGTCAACGAACTCTCCAGCGCCCTGCGCCGTCGCTTCAACACCGTGGTGCTGCCGCTGCCGGAGACCGCCGAGGCGGAGGTCGAGATCGTCGCACGCCGCGTCGACCAGATCGGCCGCTCCCTCGATCTGCCCTCGGCGCCCGACGGCCTCGACGAGATCCGCCGCGTGGTCACCGTCTTCCGCGAGTTGCGCGACGGACTGACGGACGACGGACGCACGAAGGTGAAGTCGCCCAGCGGCACGCTGTCCCCGGCCGAGGCGATCTCCGTCGTCACCAACGGCCTCGCCCTGGCCGCCCACTTCGGTGACGGGGTGCTGCGGCCCGGCGACGTCGCCGCGGGCATCCTCGGCGCCGTCGTCCGCGACCCGGCCGCCGACCGCGTCGTCTGGCAGGAGTACCTGGAGACGGTCGTCCGCGAGCGCGACGGCTGGAAGGACTTCTACCGGGCGTGCCGGGAGGTGACCGGGTGA
- a CDS encoding DUF5682 family protein, translating to MTGADRTGSGGPRGGAGTARAGGEALLLGVRHHGPGSARAVRAALEQARPGVVLIEGPPEADPLVPLAADEDMRPPVALLAHAVDEPGRSAFWPLAEFSPEWVALRWALEHDVPARFIDLPATHTLARQEPEDAPPGTDRTGQGEPGTDKGAETSAALPDVRVDPLAALAEAAGHDDPERWWEDVVEHRGAEHGDALAPFRALEEAMGALRETEEGGGRDRDLVREAFMRLQVRAAQRESTQQVAVVCGAWHVPALRRRVTVAADRALLKGLPRTKVDMTWVPWTHRRLSRSSGYGAGIESPGWYGHLFGAPDRPVERWLTRVAGLLREEDRSVSSAHVIEAVRLAETLAVMRGRPLPGLSETTDAVRAVMCEGSDVPLALVHDRLVVGDVLGEVPAGAPAVPLQRDLDRTQRRLRLKPEASERELELDLRKETDAGRSRLLHRLRLLGVGWGEPAAARGSTGTFRETWRLRWEPELSVRVAEAGVWGTTVLGAATARAQADAVTAQGLADVTALAERCLLAELPDALSPVMRILADRAALDMDVGHLAQALPALVRSLRYGDVRGTDTGALAEVAAGLAERVFVGLPPACAGLDADAAQEMRRHVDAVHGAVGLLGDAPAPGHGALRSRWQAVLRTLSARGGVSGVIRGRAVRLLLDDGALVPQEAARLMGQVLSRGTPPADAAAWIEGFLGGGSGGGMLLLHDERLLALVDAWLTGVPAEAFTDVLPLLRRTFSAYEPGVRRSLGELVRRGPASRGSVTTTGSGIPGFGAGLATGRAEAVLPVVRLLLGLDEAEATGERTGTPDAGPGPGHDADTGGGLPGGDDNDLVGVDA from the coding sequence GTGACGGGTGCTGACAGGACCGGAAGCGGCGGGCCGCGGGGTGGTGCCGGGACCGCCCGGGCCGGCGGTGAAGCGCTGCTCCTCGGCGTACGCCACCACGGGCCGGGGTCGGCGCGGGCGGTCCGGGCGGCGCTGGAGCAGGCCCGGCCCGGAGTCGTGCTGATCGAGGGGCCACCGGAGGCCGACCCCTTGGTCCCGTTGGCCGCCGACGAGGACATGCGCCCACCGGTCGCGCTCCTCGCCCACGCCGTGGACGAGCCCGGCCGCTCGGCCTTCTGGCCCCTGGCCGAGTTCTCCCCCGAGTGGGTGGCCCTCCGCTGGGCCCTGGAGCACGACGTCCCCGCCCGCTTCATCGACCTCCCGGCCACCCACACGCTGGCCCGGCAGGAACCGGAGGACGCCCCGCCCGGGACGGACCGGACGGGTCAGGGGGAGCCCGGCACGGACAAGGGGGCCGAGACCTCCGCGGCCCTCCCCGATGTCCGGGTCGATCCGCTCGCCGCCCTCGCCGAGGCCGCCGGCCATGACGACCCGGAGCGCTGGTGGGAGGACGTGGTCGAGCACCGGGGCGCGGAGCACGGGGACGCGCTGGCACCGTTCAGGGCGCTGGAGGAGGCCATGGGGGCGCTGCGGGAGACGGAGGAGGGCGGCGGGCGTGACCGGGACCTCGTCCGGGAGGCCTTCATGCGGTTGCAGGTCAGGGCCGCGCAGCGGGAGTCCACCCAGCAGGTCGCCGTGGTCTGCGGGGCCTGGCACGTGCCCGCGCTCCGGCGCAGGGTCACCGTCGCCGCCGACCGCGCACTGCTCAAGGGGTTGCCCCGGACCAAGGTCGACATGACCTGGGTGCCCTGGACCCACCGCAGGCTGTCCCGGTCCAGCGGGTACGGGGCGGGGATCGAGTCACCGGGCTGGTACGGGCATCTGTTCGGCGCGCCGGACCGGCCGGTCGAGCGCTGGCTGACCAGGGTGGCCGGGTTGCTGCGGGAGGAGGACCGGAGCGTCTCCTCGGCACACGTCATCGAGGCGGTGCGGCTGGCCGAGACCCTCGCGGTGATGCGCGGCCGTCCGCTGCCCGGGCTGAGCGAGACGACGGACGCCGTGCGGGCGGTGATGTGCGAGGGCTCGGACGTACCGCTGGCGCTGGTGCACGACCGGCTGGTCGTGGGGGACGTGCTGGGAGAGGTGCCCGCCGGGGCGCCCGCGGTGCCCCTGCAGCGGGACCTGGACCGGACCCAGCGGCGGTTGCGGCTCAAGCCGGAGGCGTCGGAGCGGGAGCTGGAGCTCGACCTGCGCAAGGAGACCGACGCGGGGCGCAGCCGACTCCTGCACCGGCTGCGGCTGCTCGGTGTCGGCTGGGGCGAGCCGGCCGCCGCACGGGGGAGCACGGGCACGTTCCGGGAGACGTGGCGGCTGCGGTGGGAGCCGGAGCTGTCGGTGCGGGTCGCCGAAGCCGGGGTGTGGGGCACGACCGTGCTCGGCGCGGCGACCGCCAGGGCGCAGGCGGACGCCGTCACCGCGCAGGGTCTCGCCGATGTCACCGCCCTCGCCGAGCGCTGCCTGCTGGCCGAACTGCCGGACGCGCTGTCACCGGTGATGCGGATCCTCGCGGACCGTGCGGCACTCGACATGGACGTCGGCCACCTCGCCCAGGCGCTGCCGGCCCTCGTCCGCTCACTGCGCTACGGCGACGTGCGCGGCACCGACACCGGAGCGCTGGCCGAGGTCGCCGCGGGTCTCGCCGAGCGGGTCTTCGTGGGCCTGCCCCCCGCCTGCGCCGGGCTGGACGCCGACGCGGCTCAGGAGATGCGCCGGCACGTGGACGCCGTGCACGGAGCGGTGGGACTGCTCGGTGACGCCCCCGCGCCGGGCCACGGCGCCCTGAGGTCCCGTTGGCAGGCCGTCCTGCGGACCCTCTCCGCGCGGGGCGGCGTGTCCGGGGTGATCCGGGGGCGGGCCGTGCGGCTCCTGCTGGACGACGGCGCGCTCGTGCCGCAGGAGGCTGCCCGGCTCATGGGGCAGGTGCTGTCCCGCGGGACGCCGCCGGCGGACGCGGCCGCCTGGATCGAGGGCTTCCTCGGCGGCGGCTCGGGAGGCGGCATGCTCCTCCTGCACGACGAGCGGCTGCTCGCACTGGTCGACGCCTGGCTGACCGGCGTACCGGCGGAGGCGTTCACGGACGTACTGCCGTTGCTGCGGCGCACCTTCTCGGCCTACGAGCCGGGAGTCCGCCGCAGCCTCGGCGAGTTGGTCCGGCGCGGGCCGGCGTCGCGGGGGAGCGTGACGACGACCGGTTCCGGCATACCCGGTTTCGGGGCCGGGCTCGCCACCGGACGTGCCGAAGCCGTGCTGCCGGTGGTCCGGCTGCTGCTGGGGCTGGACGAGGCGGAGGCGACGGGCGAGCGAACCGGAACCCCGGACGCCGGCCCTGGCCCTGGCCATGACGCCGATACGGGCGGCGGGTTGCCGGGTGGCGACGACAACGACCTCGTGGGGGTGGACGCATGA
- a CDS encoding vWA domain-containing protein, with amino-acid sequence MTTEPVDADPAQERLRRWRLVLGGDPADGTGRTLSGRDAAMDGALAALYGKESRSRPGRDRSAGLGASAPAVARWLGDIRTYFPSSVVQVMQRDAIDRLGLATLLLEPEMLEAVEADVHLVGTLLSLHKAMPETTRETARAVVRKVVADLEKRLATRTRATLTGALDRSARVTRPRHHDIDWNRTIAANLKHYLPEHRTIVPERLIGHGRASRSVKKEVVLCVDQSGSMAASVVYASVFGAVLASMRSIDTRLVVFDTAVVDLTDQLDDPVDVLFGTRLGGGTDINRALAYCQSRITRPSKTVVVLISDLYEGGIRHEMLKRVAAMKAAGVGFVTLLALSDEGAPAYDREHAAALAALGTPAFACTPDLFPEVMAAAIERRPLPMPDAG; translated from the coding sequence ATGACGACCGAGCCGGTGGATGCCGACCCGGCGCAGGAACGACTGCGGCGGTGGCGGCTGGTGCTCGGGGGCGACCCGGCCGACGGCACCGGCCGCACGCTCTCCGGGCGGGACGCCGCGATGGACGGCGCGCTCGCCGCGCTCTACGGGAAGGAGAGCAGGTCACGTCCCGGTCGGGACCGGTCGGCGGGTCTCGGGGCCTCCGCGCCGGCCGTGGCGCGCTGGCTGGGGGACATCCGCACCTACTTCCCCTCCTCCGTCGTGCAGGTGATGCAGCGGGACGCGATCGACCGTCTCGGTCTCGCCACCCTCCTGCTGGAGCCGGAGATGCTCGAGGCCGTGGAGGCCGACGTACACCTCGTCGGCACGCTGCTGTCCCTCCACAAAGCGATGCCGGAGACGACGAGGGAGACGGCGCGGGCCGTCGTCCGCAAGGTGGTCGCAGACCTGGAGAAGCGGCTCGCCACACGCACCCGGGCCACGCTCACCGGCGCCCTCGACCGCAGTGCCCGCGTCACCCGGCCCCGCCACCACGACATCGACTGGAACCGGACGATCGCGGCCAACCTCAAGCACTACCTGCCCGAGCACCGGACGATCGTGCCGGAGCGGCTCATCGGTCACGGGCGGGCGTCCCGCTCCGTGAAGAAGGAGGTCGTCCTCTGCGTCGACCAGTCGGGGTCGATGGCGGCGTCGGTGGTGTACGCGTCCGTGTTCGGAGCGGTGCTGGCGTCCATGCGGTCGATCGACACCCGGCTCGTCGTCTTCGACACGGCCGTCGTCGACCTCACCGATCAGCTCGACGACCCGGTCGACGTCCTGTTCGGCACGCGACTCGGCGGCGGCACGGACATCAACCGCGCGCTGGCGTACTGCCAGTCGCGGATCACCCGGCCCTCGAAGACGGTGGTCGTGCTGATCAGCGATCTGTACGAGGGGGGCATACGCCACGAGATGCTCAAGCGGGTCGCGGCGATGAAGGCGGCGGGGGTGGGGTTCGTGACGCTGCTGGCGCTGTCCGACGAGGGAGCGCCCGCCTACGACCGGGAGCACGCGGCGGCGCTCGCCGCTCTGGGCACGCCCGCCTTCGCCTGCACGCCCGATCTGTTTCCGGAGGTGATGGCGGCGGCGATCGAGAGGCGGCCGTTGCCGATGCCGGACGCCGGGTGA